The following proteins are co-located in the Pseudomonas fluorescens genome:
- a CDS encoding MlaA family lipoprotein produces MAKYLLLLAALMCAGVANADNSKAHEPVKVDADGFKEPLTKLKFNPGLDQREFERSSLTALNVYDPLESWNRRVYHFNYRFDQWVFLPVVNGYTYVTPSFLRTGVSNFFNNLGDVPNLLNSLLQLKGHRSLETTGRLLLNTTIGVAGLWDPATAMGLPRQSEDFGQTLGFYGVPGGAYLVLPIFGPSNLRDTTGLIVDYSAETEVNFLNVSKVSENHPEIWALRAVDKRYQTSFRYGQMNSPFEYEKVRYIYTESRKLQIAE; encoded by the coding sequence GTGGCTAAATATCTTCTGCTGCTCGCCGCCCTGATGTGCGCGGGCGTCGCCAATGCCGACAACAGCAAGGCCCACGAACCGGTCAAGGTTGACGCCGACGGCTTCAAGGAGCCGCTGACCAAGCTCAAGTTCAACCCGGGCCTGGACCAGCGCGAGTTCGAGCGTTCGTCGCTCACTGCGCTCAATGTCTACGACCCGTTGGAGTCGTGGAACCGCCGCGTGTACCACTTCAACTACCGCTTCGACCAATGGGTATTCCTGCCGGTGGTCAATGGCTACACCTACGTCACCCCAAGTTTCCTGCGTACCGGCGTGAGCAATTTCTTCAACAACCTGGGCGACGTGCCCAACCTGTTGAACAGCCTGCTGCAACTCAAGGGCCACCGCTCCCTGGAAACCACCGGGCGTCTGCTGCTCAACACCACCATCGGCGTCGCCGGCCTGTGGGACCCGGCTACCGCCATGGGCCTGCCACGCCAGAGCGAAGACTTCGGCCAGACCCTGGGCTTCTACGGCGTGCCCGGCGGCGCGTACCTGGTACTGCCGATCTTCGGCCCCTCGAACCTGCGCGACACCACCGGCCTGATCGTCGACTACAGCGCAGAAACCGAGGTCAACTTCCTCAACGTGTCCAAGGTCAGCGAAAACCACCCGGAAATCTGGGCCTTGCGCGCCGTCGACAAGCGCTACCAGACCAGCTTCCGCTACGGTCAAATGAACTCGCCGTTCGAGTATGAAAAGGTGCGCTACATCTACACCGAATCGCGCAAGTTGCAGATCGCCGAGTAA
- a CDS encoding glycine betaine ABC transporter substrate-binding protein, which produces MKMRRLLGAAATLVVAMGSTLASADSKTLSIGYVDGWSDSVATTHVAAEVIKEKLGYDVKLQAVATGIMWQGVATGKLDAMLSAWLPVTHGEYWAKNKDKVVDYGPNFKDAKIGLIVPEYVKAKSIEDLKTDTTFKNKIVGIDAGSGVMLKTDEAIKAYGLDYKLQASSGAAMIAELTRAEDKQESIAVTGWVPHWMFAKWKLRFLDDPKGIYGAAETVNSIGSKGLEKKAPEVAAFLKKFQWASKDEIGEVMLAIQEGAKPDAAAKDWVAKHPERVAEWIGK; this is translated from the coding sequence ATGAAGATGCGACGACTCTTGGGCGCAGCTGCCACTCTGGTAGTTGCGATGGGCTCCACACTGGCCAGCGCCGACAGCAAAACCCTGAGCATCGGCTATGTAGACGGCTGGTCCGACAGCGTTGCCACCACTCACGTGGCGGCAGAGGTGATCAAGGAAAAGCTCGGTTATGACGTGAAACTGCAGGCGGTTGCCACCGGGATCATGTGGCAGGGCGTGGCCACCGGCAAACTCGACGCCATGCTTTCCGCCTGGCTGCCCGTGACCCACGGTGAATACTGGGCCAAGAACAAGGACAAGGTGGTCGACTACGGCCCTAACTTCAAGGATGCAAAAATTGGCTTGATCGTGCCGGAGTACGTCAAGGCCAAGTCCATCGAAGACCTCAAGACCGATACCACCTTCAAGAACAAGATCGTCGGTATTGATGCCGGTTCAGGCGTCATGCTCAAGACCGATGAAGCCATCAAGGCCTATGGCCTGGACTACAAACTGCAAGCCAGTTCGGGCGCTGCGATGATCGCCGAGCTGACCCGTGCCGAAGACAAGCAGGAATCCATTGCGGTGACCGGTTGGGTACCACACTGGATGTTCGCCAAGTGGAAACTGCGTTTCCTGGACGATCCAAAAGGGATTTATGGTGCTGCGGAAACCGTCAACAGCATCGGCAGCAAGGGCCTGGAGAAGAAAGCGCCGGAAGTCGCGGCCTTCCTGAAGAAATTCCAGTGGGCCTCCAAGGATGAAATCGGCGAGGTCATGCTCGCGATTCAAGAGGGCGCCAAACCTGATGCGGCGGCCAAGGATTGGGTTGCCAAGCACCCAGAGCGTGTCGCCGAGTGGATCGGTAAATAA
- a CDS encoding TetR/AcrR family transcriptional regulator, producing the protein MSTIRERNKELILRAASEEFADKGFAATKTSDIAAKAGLPKPNVYYYFKSKDNLYREVLESIIEPILAASTPFNPQGEPSVVLSNYIRSKIRISRDLPFASKVFASEIMHGAPHLTADQVEQLNAQAKHNIDCIQSWVDRGLIAPIDPNHLMFSIWAATQTYADFDWQISAVTGKAKLDDADYEAAAQTIIRLVLKGCEPD; encoded by the coding sequence ATGAGCACCATTCGCGAGCGCAATAAAGAACTGATCCTGCGGGCGGCCAGCGAGGAGTTTGCCGACAAGGGCTTCGCCGCGACCAAAACCAGCGATATCGCCGCCAAAGCCGGGCTGCCCAAGCCCAACGTCTATTACTACTTCAAGTCCAAGGACAACCTCTACCGCGAGGTGCTCGAAAGCATTATCGAACCGATCCTGGCCGCGTCCACCCCATTCAATCCGCAGGGCGAACCTTCGGTGGTGTTGAGCAACTACATCCGCTCGAAAATCCGCATCTCCCGCGACCTGCCGTTTGCCTCCAAGGTATTCGCCAGCGAAATCATGCACGGCGCGCCGCACCTCACCGCCGACCAGGTCGAACAGCTCAACGCCCAGGCCAAGCACAATATCGACTGCATCCAAAGCTGGGTGGATCGCGGCTTGATCGCGCCCATTGACCCCAATCACTTGATGTTCAGCATCTGGGCGGCGACGCAGACGTATGCGGATTTTGATTGGCAAATTTCCGCGGTGACCGGGAAAGCCAAGCTGGATGACGCCGACTACGAGGCGGCGGCGCAGACGATTATTCGGTTGGTGCTTAAAGGGTGTGAGCCGGACTGA
- a CDS encoding DUF485 domain-containing protein, which translates to MNDSIYLSIQNSPRFKELVRKRERFAWILSAIMLGLYSGFILLIAYGPQILGAKLSPGSSITWGIPIGVGLIVSAFVLTAIYVRRANGEFDDLNNAILKEAAQ; encoded by the coding sequence ATGAACGACAGCATTTACCTCTCGATTCAAAACAGCCCGCGTTTCAAGGAGCTGGTGAGAAAAAGGGAAAGGTTCGCCTGGATTCTCTCGGCGATCATGCTCGGGCTGTACTCCGGTTTCATTCTTCTGATTGCCTATGGGCCGCAAATACTGGGGGCCAAGCTCAGCCCCGGTTCGTCCATCACCTGGGGAATCCCGATTGGGGTCGGGCTGATTGTTTCGGCCTTTGTCCTGACTGCGATTTACGTACGACGCGCCAACGGCGAATTTGACGACCTGAACAATGCGATTCTCAAGGAGGCTGCGCAATGA
- a CDS encoding GlcG/HbpS family heme-binding protein translates to MSALTLKLAVNLAGQAITAGRTISAAPLTIAVLDSGGHLVTLQREDGASLLRPQIAIGKAWGAIALGKGSRLLALDAQQRPAFIAALNSLGQGSVVPARGGVLIRDQKGVVLGAIGISGDTSDIDEQCAITAIEGVGLLADAGVSA, encoded by the coding sequence ATGAGCGCTTTAACCTTGAAACTCGCAGTCAACCTGGCCGGTCAGGCCATCACCGCAGGCCGCACCATTTCCGCCGCGCCGCTCACCATTGCGGTGCTCGACAGTGGCGGCCACTTGGTCACCCTGCAGCGCGAAGACGGCGCCAGCCTGCTGCGCCCGCAAATCGCGATTGGCAAGGCCTGGGGCGCGATCGCCCTGGGCAAGGGCTCGCGTTTGCTGGCGTTGGACGCGCAGCAACGCCCGGCCTTTATCGCGGCGTTGAACAGCCTGGGGCAGGGCAGCGTGGTGCCTGCGCGGGGCGGGGTGTTGATTCGTGATCAGAAGGGTGTGGTGCTCGGCGCGATCGGGATCAGCGGGGACACCTCGGATATTGACGAGCAATGCGCGATTACGGCAATTGAGGGGGTGGGGTTGTTGGCGGATGCGGGGGTTTCGGCTTGA
- a CDS encoding FUSC family protein produces the protein MKPFTFQLPDFWQATLVPSRVDLLFASRNIIAGGVALYLAFCFDLQQPQWALTTVFIVGQSTSGMVLAKGAYRLLGTFVGAVASLVMIGVCGQAPLLFLLCMALWLALCTTGASLLRNHAAYGFVLAGYTTAIIALPATAAPLGVFDEAVARCQEISLGILCASIASTILWPRRVEQTLAVQGRAAWQAGMRAAASELQGTDQRKGLLEALGRLVAVDAQRDHAWFEGPKGRRRSQALRVLSRDVLGLLRAARGVARQRMMLDDASFVTTWVEDVAATLRQERHEALPELSRRLTLALADPRLSPEANFCLMQLAQVLRLVNVGALTLAAVETGRVPPGAPGALSWHRDIEQGVLGGVRSALAFLAVAAFWMFTAWPSGLGAVSISGVVLSLFAARENPSASSLNFLKGIALSIPVAGCVRFALLPGFDGFPLLCMALGVPLFFASLCMSRANLAASASAFCIFFVNNVGPSNLMTYDIAAFLNKAIATLVGVGIAVVVFRLIPLNPGERHYRRMFTASLFDLAQLTSRPLEQAESWFGGRMADRLIRLSRYSDTLPAERRTHWDNGLLGLDLGDELLELRASLSSSQGALASVRDDYLRQWAVVLKQGGPGVDQAALLDAPSTALLDVLERSSVLAELDRQMARAALLQLRFTWQTWCQRGV, from the coding sequence ATGAAGCCTTTCACGTTTCAACTCCCGGATTTCTGGCAAGCCACCCTGGTGCCCTCGCGGGTCGATCTGCTGTTTGCGTCGCGCAACATCATCGCCGGCGGGGTCGCGTTGTATCTGGCCTTTTGCTTCGACCTGCAGCAGCCGCAATGGGCGTTGACCACGGTGTTTATCGTTGGCCAATCGACCAGCGGCATGGTCCTGGCCAAGGGCGCCTATCGGTTGCTGGGCACGTTTGTCGGCGCCGTGGCTTCGCTCGTGATGATCGGGGTTTGCGGTCAGGCGCCGTTGCTGTTCCTGCTGTGCATGGCGTTATGGCTGGCGTTGTGTACGACGGGGGCGTCGCTGCTGCGCAATCACGCCGCCTATGGGTTTGTGCTGGCGGGCTACACCACGGCGATTATTGCCTTGCCGGCGACCGCCGCGCCGCTGGGCGTGTTCGATGAGGCAGTGGCGCGCTGTCAGGAAATCAGCCTGGGGATTCTCTGCGCGTCTATCGCCAGCACGATTTTATGGCCGCGCCGGGTTGAGCAGACCCTGGCGGTTCAAGGGCGCGCCGCCTGGCAGGCGGGAATGCGCGCCGCGGCCTCGGAGCTGCAGGGAACGGATCAGCGCAAGGGCTTGCTGGAGGCGTTGGGCCGCTTGGTCGCGGTGGACGCCCAGCGCGACCATGCCTGGTTTGAAGGCCCCAAGGGACGGCGGCGCTCTCAGGCGTTGCGGGTGCTCAGTCGGGATGTGCTTGGGTTGTTACGTGCGGCACGGGGTGTGGCGCGGCAACGGATGATGCTGGACGACGCGTCCTTTGTTACGACATGGGTGGAAGACGTGGCCGCCACCTTGCGACAAGAGCGGCACGAGGCGCTGCCTGAGCTCTCACGTCGCCTTACTTTGGCGCTTGCCGATCCACGTCTGAGCCCCGAGGCGAACTTTTGCCTGATGCAATTGGCCCAGGTCCTGCGGTTGGTGAACGTGGGGGCGCTGACCCTGGCGGCTGTCGAGACGGGCAGGGTGCCACCGGGTGCACCGGGGGCACTGTCCTGGCATCGGGATATCGAGCAGGGTGTACTCGGTGGAGTGCGCAGTGCATTAGCCTTCCTGGCCGTTGCGGCATTCTGGATGTTTACCGCATGGCCTTCGGGGCTGGGCGCGGTGTCGATCAGCGGTGTGGTATTGAGCCTGTTTGCTGCGCGGGAAAATCCCTCCGCCTCAAGCCTGAATTTTCTCAAAGGCATCGCGCTGTCGATTCCGGTGGCCGGGTGTGTACGGTTTGCTTTGCTGCCTGGGTTTGATGGTTTCCCGTTGCTGTGCATGGCCTTGGGCGTACCGCTATTTTTTGCCTCGCTGTGCATGAGCCGGGCAAACCTGGCGGCCAGCGCTTCGGCGTTCTGCATCTTCTTCGTCAATAACGTCGGGCCGAGCAACCTGATGACGTACGACATCGCCGCCTTCCTCAACAAAGCTATCGCCACGCTGGTGGGTGTCGGTATTGCCGTGGTGGTGTTTCGCCTGATCCCGCTCAACCCGGGTGAGCGCCATTATCGGCGGATGTTCACGGCCTCATTGTTTGACCTGGCGCAGTTGACGTCGCGCCCCTTGGAGCAGGCCGAAAGCTGGTTTGGCGGGCGTATGGCGGACCGCCTGATTCGGTTGTCGCGTTATAGCGACACGTTGCCTGCCGAGCGTCGTACCCATTGGGATAACGGCCTGCTGGGGCTGGACTTGGGCGATGAGTTGCTGGAGTTGCGCGCGAGTTTATCGAGCAGCCAAGGCGCGTTGGCCAGTGTGCGCGATGATTATCTGCGGCAGTGGGCGGTTGTGCTCAAGCAGGGTGGGCCTGGCGTGGATCAGGCAGCGCTGCTGGATGCGCCAAGCACTGCGCTGTTGGACGTGCTTGAGCGGTCGTCGGTGTTGGCGGAGCTGGATCGGCAAATGGCCAGGGCGGCGCTGCTGCAGTTGCGGTTTACCTGGCAGACGTGGTGTCAGCGGGGTGTCTGA
- a CDS encoding cation acetate symporter produces the protein MIRRLLAVLGASVFAPAVWAADALTGEVHKQPLNVAAILMFVAFVGATLCITYWASKRNKSAADYYAAGGKITGFQNGLAIAGDYMSAASFLGISALVFTSGYDGLIYSIGFLVGWPIILFLIAERLRNLGKYTFADVASYRLGQTQIRSLSACGSLVVVAFYLIAQMVGAGKLIQLLFGLDYHVAVILVGILMCMYVLFGGMLATTWVQIIKAVLLLSGASFMALMVMKHVNFDFNMLFSEAIKVHPKGEAIMSPGGLVKDPISAFSLGLALMFGTAGLPHILMRFFTVSDAKEARKSVLYATGFIGYFYILTFIIGFGAILLVSTNPAFKDAAGALLGGNNMAAVHLANAVGGSIFLGFISAVAFATILAVVAGLTLAGASAVSHDLYASVIKKGKANEKDEIRVSKITTIALAVLAIGLGILFESQNIAFMVGLAFSIAASCNFPVLLLSMYWKNLTTRGAMIGGWLGLISAVGLMILGPTIWVSILHHEKAIFPYEYPALFSMIIAFIGIWFFSITDKSAAAEKERALYFPQFVRSQTGLGASGAVNH, from the coding sequence ATGATCCGTCGTCTATTGGCTGTACTCGGTGCTTCGGTCTTCGCGCCTGCCGTTTGGGCGGCGGACGCATTGACCGGTGAAGTGCACAAACAACCGCTGAACGTTGCAGCAATCCTGATGTTCGTGGCCTTCGTCGGCGCGACGTTGTGCATCACCTACTGGGCGTCCAAGCGCAACAAATCGGCGGCCGACTACTACGCGGCCGGCGGCAAGATCACCGGTTTCCAGAACGGCCTGGCGATTGCTGGCGACTACATGTCGGCGGCGTCCTTCCTGGGGATTTCCGCGCTGGTATTCACCTCTGGCTACGACGGCCTGATCTATTCGATCGGCTTCCTGGTGGGCTGGCCGATCATTCTGTTCCTGATCGCCGAGCGCCTGCGTAACCTGGGCAAGTACACCTTTGCTGACGTAGCGTCCTATCGCCTGGGGCAAACCCAGATCCGCAGCCTGTCGGCCTGTGGCTCGCTGGTGGTGGTGGCGTTCTACCTGATCGCGCAGATGGTTGGGGCGGGCAAGCTGATCCAGTTGCTGTTCGGCCTGGATTACCATGTGGCGGTGATCCTGGTAGGCATCCTGATGTGCATGTACGTGCTGTTCGGCGGCATGCTGGCGACCACGTGGGTGCAGATCATCAAGGCGGTCCTGCTGCTGTCCGGTGCCTCGTTCATGGCGCTGATGGTGATGAAGCACGTCAACTTCGACTTCAACATGCTGTTTTCCGAGGCGATCAAGGTTCACCCTAAAGGTGAAGCGATCATGAGCCCTGGCGGCCTGGTGAAAGACCCGATCTCTGCATTCTCCCTGGGCCTGGCACTGATGTTCGGCACCGCCGGCCTGCCGCACATCCTGATGCGCTTCTTCACCGTAAGCGATGCTAAAGAAGCGCGTAAGAGCGTGCTGTATGCCACCGGTTTCATCGGCTACTTCTACATCCTGACCTTTATCATCGGCTTCGGCGCGATCCTGCTGGTCAGCACCAACCCGGCGTTCAAGGATGCGGCAGGCGCCTTGCTGGGCGGTAACAACATGGCGGCGGTGCACCTGGCCAACGCGGTGGGCGGCAGTATCTTCCTGGGCTTCATCTCGGCCGTGGCGTTTGCCACCATCCTGGCGGTGGTTGCTGGCTTGACCCTGGCGGGTGCTTCGGCGGTGTCCCATGACCTGTATGCCAGCGTGATCAAGAAAGGCAAGGCCAACGAAAAGGACGAGATTCGCGTGTCGAAGATCACCACCATCGCCCTGGCGGTGCTGGCCATCGGCCTGGGTATCCTGTTCGAAAGCCAGAACATTGCGTTCATGGTCGGCCTGGCGTTCTCCATTGCTGCCAGCTGTAACTTCCCGGTGCTGCTGCTTTCCATGTACTGGAAAAACCTCACCACCCGTGGCGCGATGATTGGCGGCTGGCTGGGCTTGATCAGTGCCGTAGGCCTGATGATCCTTGGCCCGACCATCTGGGTCTCGATCCTGCACCACGAAAAAGCCATCTTCCCGTACGAATACCCGGCGCTGTTCTCGATGATCATTGCGTTCATCGGTATCTGGTTCTTCTCCATCACCGACAAGTCGGCGGCGGCAGAGAAGGAGCGTGCGCTGTACTTCCCGCAGTTTGTGCGTTCGCAAACGGGTCTGGGGGCGAGTGGGGCGGTTAACCACTAA
- a CDS encoding serine/threonine protein kinase has translation MLRSLRCAALLGSLFLSASALAVDIDQASYGFPLTNPFEATIATTPPDLRPKLPSNDEINQSDYTLNMRPEREFSLPDNFWAVKKLTYRIAKQDRAAPLIFLIAGTGARFDSSINEYLKKLYYQAGYHVVQLSSPTSFDFISAASRFATPGITQEDAEDMYRVMQAVRAQNASLPVTDFYLTGYSLGALDAAFVSKLDETRRSFNFKKVLLLNPPVNLYTSITNLDKLVQTEVKGINNTTTFYELVLAKLTRYFQQKGYIDLNDALLYDFQNSKQHLTNEQMAMLIGTSFRFSAADIAFTSDLINRRGLIIPPKYPITEGTSLTPFLKRALQCDFDCYLTEQVIPMWRARSDGGSLLQLVDQVSLYALKDYLHNSPKIAVMHNADDVILGPGDLGFLRKTFGDRLTVYPLGGHCGNLNYRVNADAMLEFFRG, from the coding sequence ATGCTCCGTTCCTTGCGCTGCGCTGCCTTACTCGGCAGCCTTTTTTTGAGTGCGTCAGCACTGGCCGTCGACATCGACCAGGCCAGCTATGGCTTCCCTTTGACGAACCCGTTCGAAGCGACCATTGCCACCACCCCGCCTGACCTTCGGCCCAAATTGCCGTCCAACGACGAGATCAACCAGTCGGATTACACCCTGAACATGCGCCCCGAGCGCGAGTTCAGCCTGCCGGACAATTTCTGGGCGGTGAAGAAACTCACCTACCGCATCGCCAAACAAGACCGTGCCGCGCCGTTGATCTTCCTGATCGCGGGCACCGGTGCGCGATTTGACAGCAGCATCAACGAATACCTGAAAAAGCTGTATTACCAGGCTGGTTACCACGTAGTGCAGTTGTCGTCGCCCACCAGCTTCGACTTCATCAGTGCCGCCTCGCGCTTCGCCACTCCGGGTATCACCCAGGAAGACGCCGAAGACATGTACCGCGTGATGCAAGCCGTGCGCGCGCAAAACGCCTCGCTGCCGGTCACCGACTTCTACCTCACCGGCTACAGCCTGGGCGCCCTGGATGCTGCGTTTGTCAGCAAGCTGGACGAGACCCGCCGCAGCTTCAACTTCAAGAAAGTGCTGCTGCTCAACCCGCCGGTCAACCTCTACACCTCGATCACCAACCTCGACAAGCTGGTACAGACCGAGGTCAAGGGCATCAACAACACCACCACCTTCTATGAGCTGGTACTGGCCAAGCTGACCCGCTACTTCCAGCAAAAAGGCTACATCGACCTTAATGACGCCCTGCTCTACGACTTCCAGAACTCCAAGCAGCACCTGACCAACGAACAGATGGCGATGCTGATCGGCACCTCGTTCCGTTTCTCGGCGGCCGACATTGCGTTTACCTCGGACCTGATCAACCGCCGTGGCCTGATCATTCCGCCCAAATACCCGATCACCGAAGGCACCAGCCTCACGCCGTTCCTCAAGCGTGCGCTGCAGTGCGACTTTGACTGCTACCTCACCGAACAAGTGATCCCGATGTGGCGCGCGCGCTCCGATGGCGGCAGCCTGCTGCAACTGGTCGACCAGGTCAGCCTCTATGCGCTTAAGGACTACCTGCACAACAGCCCGAAAATCGCGGTGATGCACAATGCCGACGACGTGATTCTCGGCCCTGGCGACCTCGGTTTCCTGCGTAAAACCTTCGGCGATCGCTTGACCGTCTACCCGTTGGGCGGCCACTGCGGCAACCTCAATTACCGCGTCAACGCCGACGCCATGCTGGAGTTCTTCCGTGGCTAA
- a CDS encoding glycoside hydrolase family 17 protein, whose product MPATARFPALPYFFALILGVFALVGYWYGLGRPVVLPDVASASHKMQCASYTPFDKDQSPFDQPFKLRPERMDADLALLATRFECIRTYSMTGLEALPGMAREHGLKLMAGAWVSSDPVATEKEIDELIAAANANPDVVTAVIVGNEALLRKEVTAKQLVTLIHKVKSQIKQPVTYADVWEFWLQHPEIAPAVDFLTIHLLPYWEDDPSGIDQALKHVGDVRQTFGNKFAPKDVLIGETGWPSEGRQRETAVPSRVNEAKFMRGFVAMAEANGWRYNLIEAFDQPWKRASEGAVGGYWGLFDADRQDKGILAGPVSNVPYWPLWLGVGGIILLGTLALGGRVRSTRAALMLPLLGAVAACSIGTWAELTRVTARFNDEWVWAGLLVVLNLLVLAHAALALSAREGWRERAFNWLEQRAGWLVAIAGFAGAVMMLALVFDPRYRSFPSAALVLPALVYLVRPVTGPRREIALLAFIIGAGIAPQLYREGLLNQQAWGWAVVSVMMVGALWRCLRVRRA is encoded by the coding sequence ATGCCCGCGACTGCCCGCTTCCCTGCCCTGCCCTATTTTTTCGCCTTGATCCTCGGCGTGTTTGCCCTTGTCGGCTATTGGTACGGCCTCGGCCGTCCGGTGGTGTTGCCGGACGTGGCCAGCGCCAGCCACAAAATGCAATGTGCGTCCTATACACCCTTCGACAAAGACCAATCACCGTTCGACCAGCCGTTCAAGCTGCGTCCCGAGCGCATGGACGCCGACCTGGCCTTGCTGGCCACCCGTTTCGAGTGCATTCGCACCTACTCCATGACCGGTTTGGAAGCCCTGCCGGGCATGGCGCGCGAGCATGGGTTGAAGTTAATGGCCGGTGCCTGGGTCAGCAGTGACCCGGTTGCCACCGAAAAAGAAATCGACGAGTTGATCGCGGCGGCCAACGCCAACCCTGACGTGGTCACCGCGGTCATCGTCGGCAACGAAGCCCTGCTGCGTAAGGAAGTCACCGCCAAGCAACTGGTGACGCTGATCCACAAAGTCAAAAGTCAGATCAAACAGCCGGTCACCTATGCCGATGTCTGGGAGTTCTGGCTGCAACACCCGGAAATCGCCCCGGCCGTGGATTTCCTGACCATTCACCTGCTGCCGTACTGGGAGGATGACCCGTCCGGCATCGACCAGGCGCTCAAGCACGTGGGGGATGTACGCCAGACCTTCGGCAACAAGTTCGCGCCCAAAGACGTGCTGATCGGCGAGACCGGCTGGCCCAGCGAAGGTCGCCAGCGCGAAACCGCGGTGCCGAGCCGGGTCAACGAAGCCAAATTCATGCGTGGTTTTGTCGCCATGGCCGAGGCCAACGGTTGGCGCTACAACCTGATCGAAGCCTTTGACCAGCCGTGGAAGCGAGCCAGTGAAGGGGCGGTCGGCGGCTATTGGGGACTGTTTGATGCTGATCGCCAGGACAAGGGCATCCTCGCCGGGCCGGTGAGCAACGTGCCGTACTGGCCGCTGTGGCTGGGCGTGGGCGGGATTATCCTGCTGGGCACCTTGGCCCTCGGCGGCCGCGTTCGCAGCACGCGCGCAGCGCTCATGCTGCCACTGCTCGGAGCGGTCGCCGCCTGCTCAATCGGCACCTGGGCCGAACTGACCCGCGTAACCGCACGCTTCAACGATGAATGGGTGTGGGCAGGCTTGCTGGTCGTGCTGAACCTGCTGGTGCTGGCCCATGCTGCGCTGGCCCTGAGTGCGCGGGAAGGTTGGCGCGAACGGGCATTCAACTGGCTGGAGCAACGCGCAGGCTGGCTGGTGGCAATCGCCGGCTTCGCCGGCGCGGTGATGATGCTCGCACTGGTGTTTGACCCGCGCTATCGCAGCTTCCCGAGTGCGGCACTGGTGTTGCCGGCCCTGGTGTATCTGGTTCGCCCGGTCACCGGGCCACGCCGGGAGATCGCGCTGCTGGCCTTCATTATCGGTGCCGGCATTGCGCCGCAGCTCTATCGCGAAGGGCTGCTGAACCAGCAGGCGTGGGGTTGGGCGGTGGTCAGCGTGATGATGGTTGGAGCGTTGTGGCGTTGCCTGCGGGTGCGTAGGGCTTAA
- a CDS encoding REP-associated tyrosine transposase, with protein MPYPAASHRLRIGRFSESNRIYLITTNTHERIPIFNDFHLGRLVVWQFRLAQYQRLANSLAWVVMPDHFHWLIELQKGSLGDLMCQVKSKSTRTVNGATGRKGRLWQTSFHDRALRKDDDLVKMARYVVANPLRAGLVERIGDYPLWDAVWV; from the coding sequence ATGCCTTATCCAGCTGCTTCACATCGCCTGCGCATCGGGCGATTCAGCGAATCCAACCGTATCTACCTGATCACTACCAACACCCACGAACGCATACCGATATTCAATGACTTTCATCTGGGTCGCTTGGTGGTCTGGCAATTCAGGCTCGCTCAATACCAAAGGCTGGCAAACTCCCTGGCATGGGTGGTGATGCCTGACCACTTTCACTGGTTGATTGAACTGCAGAAGGGCTCATTGGGAGACCTGATGTGCCAGGTGAAGTCCAAAAGCACTCGAACCGTGAATGGCGCTACGGGCCGCAAGGGTCGGCTATGGCAAACCAGTTTTCATGACAGAGCGCTGCGCAAAGACGATGACTTGGTGAAGATGGCTCGGTATGTCGTGGCTAATCCGTTAAGAGCGGGATTGGTGGAGCGGATTGGCGACTATCCGCTGTGGGATGCGGTTTGGGTTTAG